The following are encoded in a window of Drosophila simulans strain w501 chromosome 3L, Prin_Dsim_3.1, whole genome shotgun sequence genomic DNA:
- the LOC6738885 gene encoding uncharacterized protein LOC6738885, which produces MAIVSMMTDAFLRGLLIVCCLVVPILWQPSLATRDFEIRWRDINCSVIDPTTAEIFKCDIVEMPKKQGNFLNTFLLLRRAVTKMWVELSVGQIANRKDRLLQQLLKIRVDGCHLIEFRSKNRILNAVLHKLLQSGNYPDTCPLLANVNYTSTRFALNPDHFPAYMPDMKFNTKLVFQLSRNTGLIRASVDAEVMRRS; this is translated from the exons ATGGCCATCGTTAGTATGATGACCGACGCCTTTCTGAGGGGATTACTAATAGTATGCTGTCTGGTTGTGCCGATTCTATGGCAGCCATCGCTGGCAACC CGCGATTTCGAGATACGTTGGAGGGACATCAACTGCTCGGTCATTGACCCCACTACGGCGGAGATCTTTAAGTGCGACATCGTGGAAATGCCGAAGAAGCAGGGCAATTTCCTGAACACCTTCCTCCTGCTGCGCCGAGCCGTCACGAAAATGTGGGTGGAGCTGAGCGTGGGCCAGATCGCCAACCGAAAGGATCGCCTGCTTCAGCAGCTCTTGAAGATTCGAGTGGATGGCTGCCACCTGATTGAGTTTCGCAGCAAGAACCGCATCCTGAATGCCGTGCTCCACAAGCTCTTGCAATCGGGAAACTATCCAGATACCTGTCCCCTTTTGGCG AATGTCAACTATACGTCCACGCGATTTGCACTCAATCCGGATCATTTTCCGGCCTACATGCCGGACATGAAGTTCAACACGAAATTGGTCTTCCAGCTGAGCAGGAATACGGGTCTGATCCGGGCCAGTGTGGATGCCGAGGTGATGAGACGATCGTAA
- the LOC6738884 gene encoding von Willebrand factor C and EGF domain-containing protein isoform X1, with the protein MVKLITICLLLRILQSCAMPIIDPDSIDESLACPPCENDFPICYKVIVEVERGNGLPGSCCPRYECLDEEPVCDGSKRRFYKNKCTVCDPCEPLAIQCKEICPMEEPEPICLSDNNEYHRNGDVWMENNGCTTCTCEGGYVTRIAVQCNHYLRCSNPVQVKGQCCPVCPEELGVSSSIFDDSSHKYRNSTSAPITGESESSSSGWSSTVPTDTSDSVSDTSGSPNSPSTSSELVTPTPNTSDLSSSTEKTSTDSSYEQLGGFATSESPDLRTDSEEPDTSSSDSPTETTTNPTTSEASATSTVSSTSMELPTATEDGITKMDFNADDRTPQAIDEPTVILVNATNFISVVTDNPITNQPAVVAPESTSQIKDLSMEIQQITYPYAEVPQERIQTDWPLECVVIMGFVILLVSISLYAIVKRYSKSKKYHAIPLNPVRKLNETEKTKAEQKL; encoded by the coding sequence CTATGCCCATTATTGACCCAGATAGCATAGATGAGTCCCTTGCGTGTCCACCGTGTGAGAATGACTTCCCAATCTGCTACAAAGTGATCGTGGAGGTGGAACGGGGCAATGGGCTGCCCGGCAGCTGTTGTCCTCGCTACGAGTGCCTCGATGAGGAACCTGTCTGCGATGGTTCCAAAAGGAGATTCTATAAGAACAAGTGCACTGTGTGCGATCCTTGCGAACCGCTGGCCATTCAGTGCAAGGAGATATGTCCAATGGAAGAACCCGAACCCATTTGCCTCTCTGACAACAATGAGTACCACAGAAATGGCGATGTTTGGATGGAAAACAATGGTTGTACCACATGCACATGCGAAGGTGGATATGTCACCCGTATTGCTGTTCAGTGCAATCATTATTTACGGTGCAGCAATCCCGTTCAGGTCAAGGGACAGTGCTGTCCGGTTTGTCCGGAAGAGCTGGGTGTGAGTAGCAGTATCTTCGACGATAGTAGTCACAAGTATAGAAACTCCACTTCAGCACCAATTACGGGCGAAAGCGAATCCTCCAGTTCAGGGTGGAGCTCCACTGTGCCAACAGATACTTCTGATTCCGTTTCGGACACCAGCGGTTCACCCAATAGCCCATCTACATCATCTGAGCTGGTCACGCCGACTCCGAACACAAGTGATTTATCCAGTTCCACAGAGAAGACAAGTACGGACTCGAGTTATGAACAACTTGGAGGATTTGCCACTTCCGAGTCGCCGGATCTCAGAACCGACTCAGAAGAACCAGATACATCAAGTTCTGATTCTCCGACTGAGACTACCACAAATCCAACCACATCCGAAGCATCAGCCACTTCCACAGTTTCAAGCACTTCAATGGAACTTCCCACTGCAACAGAAGATGGTATCAccaaaatggattttaatgCTGATGACAGAACACCGCAAGCAATTGATGAGCCCACCGTGATCTTAGTCAATGCGACTAACTTCATATCAGTGGTGACCGATAATCCCATCACGAATCAACCGGCGGTCGTGGCACCCGAATCCACCAGTCAGATTAAGGATCTCAGTATGGAGATCCAGCAAATAACATATCCCTACGCAGAGGTGCCCCAGGAGCGCATCCAAACCGATTGGCCCTTGGAATGCGTGGTTATAATGGGCTTTGTTATACTTTTAGTGTCGATATCCCTTTATGCCATCGTGAAGAGATAttcgaaaagcaaaaaataccATGCCATACCATTAAATCCAGTTCGAAAGCTGAATGAAACGGAGAAAACGAAGGCGGAGCAAAAGTTGTGA
- the LOC6738884 gene encoding cysteine-rich motor neuron 1 protein isoform X2: MVKLITICLLLRILQSCAMPIIDPDSIDESLACPPCENDFPICYKVIVEVERGNGLPGSCCPRYECLDEEPVCDGSKRRFYKNKCTVCDPCEPLAIQCKEICPMEEPEPICLSDNNEYHRNGDVWMENNGCTTCTCEGGYVTRIAVQCNHYLRCSNPVQVKGQCCPVCPEELGHQLRAKANPPVQGGAPLCQQILLIPFRTPAVHPIAHLHHLSWSRRLRTQVIYPVPQRRQVRTRVMNNLEDLPLPSRRISEPTQKNQIHQVLILRLRLPQIQPHPKHQPLPQFQALQWNFPLQQKMVSPKWILMLMTEHRKQLMSPP, translated from the exons CTATGCCCATTATTGACCCAGATAGCATAGATGAGTCCCTTGCGTGTCCACCGTGTGAGAATGACTTCCCAATCTGCTACAAAGTGATCGTGGAGGTGGAACGGGGCAATGGGCTGCCCGGCAGCTGTTGTCCTCGCTACGAGTGCCTCGATGAGGAACCTGTCTGCGATGGTTCCAAAAGGAGATTCTATAAGAACAAGTGCACTGTGTGCGATCCTTGCGAACCGCTGGCCATTCAGTGCAAGGAGATATGTCCAATGGAAGAACCCGAACCCATTTGCCTCTCTGACAACAATGAGTACCACAGAAATGGCGATGTTTGGATGGAAAACAATGGTTGTACCACATGCACATGCGAAGGTGGATATGTCACCCGTATTGCTGTTCAGTGCAATCATTATTTACGGTGCAGCAATCCCGTTCAGGTCAAGGGACAGTGCTGTCCGGTTTGTCCGGAAGAGCTGGGT CACCAATTACGGGCGAAAGCGAATCCTCCAGTTCAGGGTGGAGCTCCACTGTGCCAACAGATACTTCTGATTCCGTTTCGGACACCAGCGGTTCACCCAATAGCCCATCTACATCATCTGAGCTGGTCACGCCGACTCCGAACACAAGTGATTTATCCAGTTCCACAGAGAAGACAAGTACGGACTCGAGTTATGAACAACTTGGAGGATTTGCCACTTCCGAGTCGCCGGATCTCAGAACCGACTCAGAAGAACCAGATACATCAAGTTCTGATTCTCCGACTGAGACTACCACAAATCCAACCACATCCGAAGCATCAGCCACTTCCACAGTTTCAAGCACTTCAATGGAACTTCCCACTGCAACAGAAGATGGTATCAccaaaatggattttaatgCTGATGACAGAACACCGCAAGCAATTGATGAGCCCACCGTGA
- the LOC6738883 gene encoding cytosolic Fe-S cluster assembly factor NUBP2 homolog: protein MLDKVKNVIVVLSGKGGVGKSTVSTQLSLALRKNGFKVGLLDIDLCGPSVPYLLGLEGRDIFQCDEGWVPVYTDEFQTLAVMSIGFLLKNREDPVIWRGPKKTMMIRQFLTDVRWDELDYLIIDTPPGTSDEHITVMECLKEVGCHGAIIVTTPQEVALDDVRKEITFCKKTGINILGIVENMSGFVCPHCTSCTNIFSSNGGVSLATYAQVPHLGTLPIDPRVGVLAGTTTSVLDELPDSTTAEVLTHLVEKLKTMLAS from the exons ATGCTGGACAAGGTTAAAAATGTTATCGTAGTGCTATCAGGCAAGGGAGGAGTAGGAAAATCCACAGTGAGCACCCAATTATCGCTGGCACTGCGAAAAAACGGATTTAAG GTTGGTCTGCTGGATATAGATCTGTGTGGACCGAGTGTGCCATATTTACTGGGCCTGGAAGGACGGGATATATTCCAGTGCGATGAGGGATGGGTTCCTGTATATACGGATGAATTCCAAACCTTGGCTGTGATGTCCATTGGATTTTTGTTGAAGAACCGTGAGGATCCGGTCATTTGGCGTGGTCCCAAGAAGACCATGATGATCCGTCAGTTCCTCACCGACGTCAGGTGGGATGAGCTGGATTACCTGATTATCGATACGCCACCCGGCACATCGGATGAGCACATCACCGTAATGGAGTGCCTGAAGGAGGTTGGTTGCCACGGAGCCATAATTGTGACCACTCCGCAGGAGGTGGCCCTGGACGATGTGCGCAAGGAGATCACCTTCTGCAAGAAGACAGGCATCAATATCCTGGGCATAGTCGAGAATATGAGTGG GTTCGTGTGCCCCCATTGCACCTCGTGCACCAATATTTTCTCGTCAAACGGTGGCGTCTCACTGGCCACATACGCCCAAGTTCCACATCTAGGAACTCTGCCCATAGATCCCCGAGTGGGCGTTTTGGCGGGCACCACTACGTCCGTCTTGGACGAGCTTCCGGATTCCACGACAGCGGAGGTGCTGACGCATTTAGTTGAGAAGTTGAAAACAATGTTGGCCTCCTAA